In the Brevundimonas sp. LM2 genome, TGATGACGGCGAGGACCGACAGCCAAGCCGTGTGCAGGATCACGAACAGCGGATAGTGACCCGCCCCGATCTCCACCGCCCCCTCGGCCATCAGACGCTTCGTATTGCGGTCGGCCAGCCACAGCTCGCCCAGCCGCTGGGCGACGACGAGGCCCAGGACGATCAGGAACCCCATCATTCCGGGTGAACCAGCATCAGGGCCGTGGTGAAGCCGGGGCCCAGCGTCGTGAGCAGCCAGGGCCCCGGTTCGGCGCCGTCCAGCGCCGCCTTGAGCACGAACAGGACCGTGGCCGAGCTCATGTTGCCGTGGTCGCGCAGCACATCGCGGGTGTGGCGCATCTCGCCGGGCGAAACGGCGAAGACGCCCTCCAGGGCGTCGATCACCTTGGCCCCGCCAGGGTGGCAGACGAAACCGCCGACGTCGCCGGCGGTCAGACCGTTGCGGCCGAGAAAGGCCTCGGCGATCGGCCGGAAGTCGTTCTGGACCAGGGTGGGGATATCCCGGCTGAAGACGACCTTCAGCCCGTCGTTCTCGACGTCCCAGCCCATGACGTCGAGACTGTCGGGCCAGGTGTGCTCGTGGCTGGCCCCCAGCACCGGTCCAGTGGCGTCATCGCGGCAGGAGACGATCGCCGCCGCCGCCCCGTCGCCGAACAGGGCGGTGGCGACCAGGTTGGACTTGGAGCGATCCTGGTAGCGGAAGGTCAGGGCGCACAGCTCGACCACCAGCAGCAGCACCCGGCTGTCGGGATAGGCTTTGGCCATCTCGGCCGCGCGCGCCAGTCCCATGACGCCGCCCGCGCAGCCCAGGCCGAACAGGGGGACGCGCCTAACGTCGGGGCGAAAGGGCATGACCTGCATCAGCCGCGCGTCCAGCGACGGGGTGGCGATACCGGTGGAACAGACGGTGACGATGGTGTCGATCTGGTCGGCGCCGAGGCCCGCCGCGTCCAGGGCCGTCTGGGCGCTCTCGGCCATCAGGGCGACGGCGTTGTCGAGGAACAACCGGTTGCGCTCGGCGAAGCTGTGCGGCTGCAGATACCATTCGATGGGCACGCAGGAGTGACGCGTCTCGATCAGGGCGTTGCGATAGATCGGCTCCAGCCGCTTGAAGCCGCCGTGGGTGGTGGCGAACATTTCCGCCCCGTTGGCGGCGACGTCTTCCTGTCGAAGGATGTGAGGGGGCCAGGCGGTGGTCAGGGCGGTCAGGCGGGGCGTCGGCACGCGGTACAGGTCGGGCAAGGGCAACTCGGTTTCGGCCGCACCGGCGCGGCGGGTCCGTTCAGATACGGGCCGGGGTTCGCGACGGTCGCAGGCTGCGCTACATTGGCGTCCATAGAAAGGGATGCCTCGATGACCTTGGATACGGTTGCCTACCCCGAAGAGTTCCAGTCGCTGAAGCCGCAGCGGATCCAGCCGCTCGCCGCGATCCGGGCCTTTCGCAAACTGATCCGCGACAAGGAGGACACCGCCCAGGTGTTCGAGATCATGAAGGCCCTGTCCGGCCGGTCCCAGGCGCGCGGCTACGGCCGGATGCTGCGGACCATGGAGGGGGGTCGCCAGGCCTTCCTGCGCGACGAACTGGCGCACAAGCTGGACGATCCGGTGTGGCTGGGGCGTTTCCCCCAAGGCACCGTGGGGGCCGCCTATCGCGGCTTTCGCGAACGGATGGGGTTTACCGCCGACGGTTTGGCCGCGGTCGAGCGCGAGGTGGTCCCCTTCATCGACGCGCCCCATCCGATCGTCTGGTATTCGCGCCGGCTCCGGGACGTCCACGACATCTGGCATGTGCTGACCGGCTACGACACCGATGCCCTGGGCGAGGCCTGCGTGGTGTCCTTCTCCTACGGCCAGACACAGAACCTGGGGTTCGCCTTCATCGGCTATGGCGCGGCGCGCGAGGTCCAGCGCGAGAACCCTTCGATCCCGGCGCGCCGGGCGGTGCTGCAGGCCTGGCGCAACGGGCGGGCCGCGCGGTGGCTGCCGGGACTCGATTACGAGGCGCTGTTCGCCGAGGATCTGCAGGCGGCGCGCGAGCGACTGGGGATCCGCCCGGCCACCGTCTATGCCGCCATCCCCGAGCCCGTCCGCCGGGCCGTGGCGCTGCGGGGCTGACATAAGCCAGGCTTGCGCTCGCGCGTGAAGATCGCGGGTTGCCTCGGGCGATCCCCGGCGGCAAGCCGAACGACTATGCTCTTTCAACCATGAGTGCGCCGTGAGCCTGTCCGACACCCTGCGCCGTCCGTCCGCCGACGTCCTGGCCATCGCCGGGGTGGTGCTCTGCGCGGTGATCTGGGGCACGACCTGGTATGCCATCACCTGGCAGCTGGGAACGGTCGATCCGGTGGCCTCGCTGGTCTGGCGCTTCGGCCTGGCCGCCCTGGTGCTGATCGTCGGCTGCGCCGTGTCCGGCCGGTCTTTGAGCCTGACCCGGGCCCAGCAGCTGGCCGCCGTGGGGCAGGGGGCCTTCGTCTTCGCCGTCAGCTATTCCTTCACCTACGCCGCCGAGGGCCATGTGACCTCGGCCATCGTGGCGGTGGTGTTCGCAGGCCTGGCCTTCCTGAACCTGGTGCTGTTCCGCCTGGTGGTCGGCCAGAAGGCCTCGAGCGCGGCCTGGATGGGGGCCGGGCTCGGCATCGTCGGGGTCGCGGTCCTGTCGGGCGGGGAGGCCCTGGCGTCCGGCCTCGATCAGCGCGCCCTGACGGGGATCGGCCTGGCGATGCTGGCCGTGACCAGTTCCGCCGTGGGCAACTATTTCTCCTGGCGGGGCCAGCAGGAAGGCACCGCGATCCTGCCCCAAACGGGCTGGGCCATGGCCTATGGCACGGGGATGCTGGTGATCTACGGCCTGGCGACGGGGGTCCGGTTCTCGATCGATCCCAGCCCCGGATATCTGATCTCCCTGGTCTATCTGTCGGTGCTGGGGTCGGTCGTAGCCTTCGTGACCTATTTCGCGGTGGCCAAGGCGCGGGGCTATGCCCTGGCCAGCTATATCTCGGCCCTGACGCCACCGATCGCCATGCTGGTGTCGGTGCTGTTCGAGGACGCCCGGTTCGGCTGGTCGGCGGCGGCCGGACTGGCGCTGGTGCTGGGCGGACAGGCGCTGCTGAGCCGCGCCCGCCCCAGCGCCTAGCGCGTCATCGTTGCGCTGGACCGACGTGTGGGTTCGACGGCCCTATTCGGTGTTGAGTCGAAACGCCCGACCCTTCTCCCCCAGAAGGCTCCAGCCCGCCGTCGTGGGGCGGTAGCCCCCCTTGGGCGTCGGCGCGGCCAGACCCAGCACCGTCAGCTCGCGGCCACGACCCTCGGTCGGCGGGCGGTCGGGATCGACCAGGTCCAGCAGCGCCTGAATGCGGTCGGCGTCGTTCATCGTGTTCTCATTGAAGGCTAAGCGTAGGAGCCATCCTAACAGATTTCGGAGGCGGCCGTTCCGCGCCGTCGCGCCCTGGGCCGCGATGGGCATCCGGTGGCGCGACCCCGACCATCTGCGACCTACTTGAACAGGTCCATCTGGCGTCTTGACCCCGTCGGCACGGCGAACCGCGTCGTGTCGAGGTCGTGGCGCGGGCCGTCCAGCCCATAGCGCTTGACCGCCGCCTTGAACCGGGCGGCGATCAGGTCGGCCACGGGACCTGTGCCCTTCATCCGCTGTGCCCAGTCAGCGTCGTAGTCCTTGCCGCCGCGCGTCTGTCGAACCAGCGACATGACGCGGGCCGCGCGGTCCGGTCGCGCCTCGTCCAGCCATTCGCGGAACAGGTCCTTGATCTCCAGCGGCAGGCGCAGGGTGACGTACATGGCGGTCACGGCCCCGGCCTTGGCGGCCGCGTCGAGGACGGATTCCAGCTCATGGTCGTTCAGCCCGGGAATGACCGGGGAGAAACCCACGCCAACCGGGACGCCGGCCTCCGCCAACCGGCTGATGGCCTCCAGCCGCCGGGCGGGCGTCGCGGCCCGCGGCTCCATCGCGCGGGCCAGATTGCGGTCCAGGGTGGTGATCGAGATGAAGGCCGTCGCCAGCCGGTCGCGCCCCATCGGCCCCAGGATGTCGAGATCGCGGGTGATCAGGTTGGACTTGGTGATGACGCTGACCGGCTGGTTGAACCGGGCCGCCACCTCCAGCACCCCGCGCGTGATCTTCAGTTCGCGCTCATCGGGTTGGTAGGGGTCCGTGTTCCCCCCGATGTGGATGCGTTTGCAGACGTATTTCCGGGCGCTGAGCTCCTGTTCCAGCAGACGCGCGGCGTCGGGCTTGGAGAAGATCCGGGTCTCGAAATCCAGGCCCGGGGATAGGCCCATCCAGGCATGGGACGGGCGGGCATAACAGTAGATGCAGCCATGGGAGCAACCATTGTAGGGGTTGATGGAGCGTTCAAAGCCGATGTCCGGGCTCTGGTTCTTGCTGATGATGGTGCGGGAGCGGAGGGGGGTCACCGTCGTCGGGACCTGCGTGGGGGCGGGGCCCTCCGCATCCGTCCAGCCGTCATCGAATGCGACTTTTTCGACCGCTTCGTAGCGGCCCGACCGGTTGGATCGCGCGCCGCGCCCGCGCGCGCCTTGAGGGAGCGAAACCTGTGTCATCGTTCCCGACGCTTAGCGGCAAATCTGGAACATAACAAGAACAGATGCGGGCTGAAGCCTCGGCGCGGCTGGGTCACCGCGTTGTCGATCGTCCGGCCAAGCGTGGGACCGCCGCAAAACCAGGCCCGCGCCGCGTGGGCTCAGAGGCGGGTCGGGGTCTCGCCGGCCGCGATCCGCCGTTCGATCTCGGCCAGCACCGCGGGCAGATCCGCCACCGTCTCGACCACCGCGTGCGCGCCCGCCGCCAGAAGCGACTCTTGCGCCCGGGCCACGCGCGAGCTCCGCTCCGCCGGCGCCAGGGCCGCCAGATCGGTCGGGGTCAGACCGACGCCGTTGCCCGACGCGGCGATCCCGACGGTCCAGCACCCCGCCTCGCGCCCCTCGCCCATGCCGACCTCGGCGTCGTCGACCTTGACACAGGCGCGGGCCGGCCAGACGCCCATCTCCACCAGGGCCTTCCAGACCATCAAGGGCGAAGGACGCCCTTCGAGCGTCTCGCCGGCGCAGACGACGGCGTCGAGCGCATAGCCCTGGTCGGCCGCGCGCGGCAGGATCGCCTGCATCATGGTCCGGGTGTAGCCGGTGGTGGAGCCGATCTTGACGCCGCGGGCGCGGAGGTCGTGCGCCAGGTCCGCCGCGCCGTCGATCAGATCCGCGCAGGACGCGGCGGCAGCGAACATCAGCGGCTCCAGCGCGTCATGAAGGCGATCGATGTCCGCGTCGGTCGACGCCGCGCCCTGGCTCGTCGTCCAGGCCGCCTGGACCCGCGCATCCCCCAGGATCTGGGCCACGTGATCCCGCTTGGCCCGCCCCATGTGCGCGCGGATCTCGGCGTCGGTCACCGCGACACCCTCGGCCGCGAAGGCCTGCCGCATCGCCAGGACCGGGGCGACCGATCCAAAATCGATCATGGTGCCGGCCCAGTCGAAGATCACGGCCTTGATTGAAGAGGTCATGCGGCGACGTCCTGAGAGGGGCCGAACAGGTCGGCGATGGTTTCCTCGCCGATGGCGAAGGCGGTGGAGGCCCCGGTGCCGCTGGTCACCATCACCAGGCGAACGTCGGGCTCGGGGGTGGCCCGGAACATGTCCTCGGCGGCCGAGGCATAGACCCCGGTCCATCGTT is a window encoding:
- a CDS encoding type III polyketide synthase, which codes for MPLPDLYRVPTPRLTALTTAWPPHILRQEDVAANGAEMFATTHGGFKRLEPIYRNALIETRHSCVPIEWYLQPHSFAERNRLFLDNAVALMAESAQTALDAAGLGADQIDTIVTVCSTGIATPSLDARLMQVMPFRPDVRRVPLFGLGCAGGVMGLARAAEMAKAYPDSRVLLLVVELCALTFRYQDRSKSNLVATALFGDGAAAAIVSCRDDATGPVLGASHEHTWPDSLDVMGWDVENDGLKVVFSRDIPTLVQNDFRPIAEAFLGRNGLTAGDVGGFVCHPGGAKVIDALEGVFAVSPGEMRHTRDVLRDHGNMSSATVLFVLKAALDGAEPGPWLLTTLGPGFTTALMLVHPE
- a CDS encoding Coq4 family protein, which codes for MTLDTVAYPEEFQSLKPQRIQPLAAIRAFRKLIRDKEDTAQVFEIMKALSGRSQARGYGRMLRTMEGGRQAFLRDELAHKLDDPVWLGRFPQGTVGAAYRGFRERMGFTADGLAAVEREVVPFIDAPHPIVWYSRRLRDVHDIWHVLTGYDTDALGEACVVSFSYGQTQNLGFAFIGYGAAREVQRENPSIPARRAVLQAWRNGRAARWLPGLDYEALFAEDLQAARERLGIRPATVYAAIPEPVRRAVALRG
- a CDS encoding DMT family transporter — translated: MSLSDTLRRPSADVLAIAGVVLCAVIWGTTWYAITWQLGTVDPVASLVWRFGLAALVLIVGCAVSGRSLSLTRAQQLAAVGQGAFVFAVSYSFTYAAEGHVTSAIVAVVFAGLAFLNLVLFRLVVGQKASSAAWMGAGLGIVGVAVLSGGEALASGLDQRALTGIGLAMLAVTSSAVGNYFSWRGQQEGTAILPQTGWAMAYGTGMLVIYGLATGVRFSIDPSPGYLISLVYLSVLGSVVAFVTYFAVAKARGYALASYISALTPPIAMLVSVLFEDARFGWSAAAGLALVLGGQALLSRARPSA
- a CDS encoding PA0069 family radical SAM protein codes for the protein MTQVSLPQGARGRGARSNRSGRYEAVEKVAFDDGWTDAEGPAPTQVPTTVTPLRSRTIISKNQSPDIGFERSINPYNGCSHGCIYCYARPSHAWMGLSPGLDFETRIFSKPDAARLLEQELSARKYVCKRIHIGGNTDPYQPDERELKITRGVLEVAARFNQPVSVITKSNLITRDLDILGPMGRDRLATAFISITTLDRNLARAMEPRAATPARRLEAISRLAEAGVPVGVGFSPVIPGLNDHELESVLDAAAKAGAVTAMYVTLRLPLEIKDLFREWLDEARPDRAARVMSLVRQTRGGKDYDADWAQRMKGTGPVADLIAARFKAAVKRYGLDGPRHDLDTTRFAVPTGSRRQMDLFK
- the phnX gene encoding phosphonoacetaldehyde hydrolase, encoding MTSSIKAVIFDWAGTMIDFGSVAPVLAMRQAFAAEGVAVTDAEIRAHMGRAKRDHVAQILGDARVQAAWTTSQGAASTDADIDRLHDALEPLMFAAAASCADLIDGAADLAHDLRARGVKIGSTTGYTRTMMQAILPRAADQGYALDAVVCAGETLEGRPSPLMVWKALVEMGVWPARACVKVDDAEVGMGEGREAGCWTVGIAASGNGVGLTPTDLAALAPAERSSRVARAQESLLAAGAHAVVETVADLPAVLAEIERRIAAGETPTRL